The sequence below is a genomic window from Candidatus Sungiibacteriota bacterium.
ATTGATGTAAAGGACATACCTTTTTAGATGGCCCAGTGTTTTTTTTGCACAACCAATCGCGGCATTATTGACTATAAAGATACAGAACTTCTGCGTCGGTTTTTGAGCGCCGGCGCTAAAATACATTCCCGTAAAAAGTCAGGTCTTTGCGCCAAACACCAAAGGCATCTGGCGCAGGCCATAAAACGCGCAAGATACCTTGCTTTGATACCCTATACCACACGCTAAATAACAACCTACTATCATCAGTCGTGCTCCGGCGAGCACGGCTAATTATTTATGAGAGGACTATTAATATTGCCCCTGCCAGAAGTAAGACGGTACCCAGAACTCGCATTTTTTCAAACTGTTCGTGAAAAAATAAAAAGCCCCACAAGGCTCCGAAAAAGATGGAGGCACGCTTTATAGCAATTACGTGAGGCACAAAAGCAAGACCAACTGCCCGCATCTGAAAAATAAAGGCCAGGGCACTAAAAATTCCTATAGGCGCAAGTATGGAAATGTTTTTTAAAGAACCTACGGCAGGGGCGCCGCGTTTCAACATAAACGGCAGAAGAGTAAAAGCAACCGTAGTGTTAAATGCTGCTGCATAGAAGTAAGGATTGGAGTGCAGGACAGCAACTTTATCTAAAGGAGCGCTGATACCCCACAAGATAGCCACCAATAGCATAAGACGCGTGCCTTCCTGTTGCCATAGATTCCGGAAGGGCGTAAAAAAACCGAGATGATTTCTGGAAAGTCCAAAAAAGTATACACCCAAGGCGCTTATTAAAACACCACCCACCCCAAGAAGCGACGGCCACTCATGGTTGATAATAGGAGTCGTAAACAGCATAAAAACAGGAGATAGGGCGAGCATAGGTAAGACGTGGGTGAGCGGAGCGGTTTTAAGGGCGCGCATGTAAAATAACGAGGTGAGAGTATCCGAGGCGGTAATAATCAGAAGTACTATCCAAAAAGTGGCATCCGGCAGAGGAGAGCGTCCCAAAATAAAAGCCGCCGGAAGCAACAAAAAAAGTGCAAAAAATCTTTGGCTCCAAGCGGCGGTATACTCGTTGTGTCTTTCTGCTCCCCGTTTCCCC
It includes:
- a CDS encoding 30S ribosomal protein S18 codes for the protein MAQCFFCTTNRGIIDYKDTELLRRFLSAGAKIHSRKKSGLCAKHQRHLAQAIKRARYLALIPYTTR
- a CDS encoding EamA family transporter — translated: MLWFWFALTAALAESVKDAVGKRGAERHNEYTAAWSQRFFALFLLLPAAFILGRSPLPDATFWIVLLIITASDTLTSLFYMRALKTAPLTHVLPMLALSPVFMLFTTPIINHEWPSLLGVGGVLISALGVYFFGLSRNHLGFFTPFRNLWQQEGTRLMLLVAILWGISAPLDKVAVLHSNPYFYAAAFNTTVAFTLLPFMLKRGAPAVGSLKNISILAPIGIFSALAFIFQMRAVGLAFVPHVIAIKRASIFFGALWGFLFFHEQFEKMRVLGTVLLLAGAILIVLS